CATATCAGGGCTCACAGGATTAGGGTCAAAAGAGTATAAGGGGAAAATTCTCTATTGTTTGATCCTCTAATGTCACAACTGTATTTTTTGCATTCTTCCATGGGCAGAGCTTACATCAACAGGCATCCTTCAAAGTGAGCACAATAACACAATATTACCTTAAAAAGTTACAGCTGGTAGTGAGAGACAAGCTAGTTTCCTTGCACTTAGGGCTCAAAAACGTGTCCTTCACACATAGTTCAAAGAGGGCCCTCTATGGGGAAGGGTACAGGAACCCTCCTTGTGTCTTATGGAGAGACAGCAGTATGACTCAACTGCCTTTCCTTTAGTTTCAGAGGCCCCCAGGACGATAATCTCTCTATGCTTACTGCTGCAATCTACACTGATCTAGATAGCACCCACAGGGGAAAGGAGAAATTGATAATCATAGAGCCGAACAACAAACCTGGACTATCCACCAATTATTCTGAATAGGATGATTTTGTATTTCCTCCATTGTTTTTGTAAATGTTCCTTTTCTTTACTTATAGTTCATATGCTAGTCTACAGCTGTGTATAGCATCCTTATTAACAGCATAAGAAGCTCTATCCCTCATTTTTCACATTATATGGCCCTAGCAACCTACTTCAGTCTAGACTTACACTCCACATAAGAGTTTCATGTAATTTAGATGAAAGTAATGAACATGTCATTCTCACTTACTTTCAGTAAAAATTGTTTTCCCCTCACTTCAGTTTTGTGTCACTGTAGAAGCAAATGTCAGACACAGCATTTCCAAACCAGAGAATGGGCTGACAGCAGTGACAACCTATTTATTGGACTTGCTGTTACAACTGATTTGTAGTAAGGTGTGGAAGCACTTGGCTCACTACATGGGTGTACTCATTCCTGTAtttcagggtgggggaggagtaaGGGGTGAAGAAACTGCTGCTCCACAACATGCCAGAAAGAAAACTGACTCTTCCCCtttcaccttttaaaataaaatgatagcTACCATAAAGAGTTTATAGGGGCCCTAAAAAGTTTAGACTCCATATAGCATTTCTCCTGCTCCTACCTTTCTTTcataaaaaaacaaccaaaagtgCTGTACATTCCATGCTAGACAGATTACATCCCTACAGTGCATCCGGTGTTTGCAAACTTCAGAAATAAAATTTCCCACCTGAGCGTCCCACAAAGCAGCCCAATAAAGCTGCAGCCTGTTGGGgccaacacagctaactacctctctgtaaATGATTATGTCAGGAGCTTTCACACAAAAGCCAGCTTTGGTTAGGGAAGTACCCTATCAGTGTTATATTTTCTAAACAACAAAAGCATGACTAAAAATCACAAAGAAATCCTGTGCACTCACATCTGTCCAGTTAGCCTGCTGTTCCTGGCTATAGGAAGTTATGCAATAAGCCACTATATCAATCTTACTGAAAAACAGATGTAATCCATTTGAATCACAAAAAGGAGGCACCAGCTAAAATAAAAACCTATCCTTTGAAATCCTGAGTTGTTGTGTGGATTTAATCATATATATCACTTGTAGTCCTCAGACGCATGAAGAAGTGTATTACTTAAAGAGCAAAATAAACCCCCAAAACACAAGTCATTTTGTCATTACTTGGGTGTATGATCAAAACAatctgttgtttttaaacaatgaTGATATTAtaactcttggggggggggggacatttgCTCTGTATCTGTCATTGGCAATGAAATCAAAGTGCTTCACCATGCCCAATTCAAAATATCTTTGGAATCTTTAAACACCAGTCTTCTATGTTCTGGCAAGTTTTTATGATGAGGcgcaaaagggaaaaaatatggtGTAAATCTCACATCAGGCAACAACCAAGCTGCCAAGTACCACCCAGCTCATGTGACCCAGGCATTTGAAAACACTGAGCACTCACACTCATCTAGGCTTCAGGAATGGCCTGCATCACTGCAGTGGGACATCAGGGGCATGTATCACCTGCAGAGCAGTCAGATTCTTCACCCCTTTGCCATCATCTGATGAAATCGGCTATACCCTATCAAAGCTAAtgctctctgaacaagttagtctgtaATGTGCCatcttccctgccctctgccctttTCTTTAGTAAGGGAGGAAGAAGTAGCCAAGAAAAAGAAGGCAGCAGCTCCACAAAACCCCAATAGCTAACAACATCCTTAAGACTAGCCCTACACTGGCTGATCAATTAAATTCTATTCTGCACCCAATCCCACCAATAGGCACTTGGTTCTGCACATTACAAAGCCGAAATACTGTTTTTGTGGCTCCTAGAAACCATGGGTATGTTTGTATGACTCTAAAGGAAGGGAGATGAAATGCAGGAGCTTGTCTCTGACTAGTTTGTCCTTGATTCACATCCTTAAGAAACCCAACACTTTGGCAAATTGCTAATGGTTAAGATTGATGTTTATCACCTCCTTTGGGTGCCAAGACTTCTAATTTAACTATATAATTCAGTTTGCTTACTTGAGCATTGACATTTTGGTTGAAAGCCTGTCGCAAGACCAGGGTGAGTCCTTTTGTCACATTCTCTTTTAAGGAACCACTGATCAGCAGCCTTCTTGTGTTCAGAAGCAAAACTGTTGAACAACACCAAGATACACATTAGCCTGAAACATCAACATGCTACTGTTTTCTTGATTTTATTTCCTTCTAATTTTCATCACAGTCATCTATCTGGACCAAGTTCTGTGACAATCAAGTAAGAAACCCTTTGTTATGCACCGGTTGCATAGGAGCTCAGCCCAAGCCCAGAGCTCTCCAGTGTTCAGAGTAGATACTTCTGTTGCTGTGGGGAGCAAGGGCTAAAACTGCAGCACTTTCTACAATCACTGAGTCTTTTTCAGTGAATTACACTATGACCAGGTAATCTGAAAGTAGATTAATGGAACCTTCCAACATGACTGAAATGACATTGCCTCACAGGATTCAAAGTACAAGGAAGTACACGTGGAAGAATATACACTGCATTTTCATAAACAGAGACCTAATTACCCTTTCTCTGTTTCAGGATTAAAGCAAACCAAAATGGCCTTTAATTCCCATGATTACTTTCACTGAGGAAGTGTTCAAGGATGTTGTGATTAATTTTATCAACCTAAGGAAAAGACTGAAGCATTTTTCAAATAATTTACAGAAAGACTCAATATCCTTAGCTGCATCCTGGATATCCCAGACCAGACATGCCTTATTCTTATCACATGCTTTGTCTTCCTGCAGACACAGCTGTTGTAAATGTGTCATCTCTGGTGATATTTAGCAGCACAGACACATCAATAACACTAGTGTCTGTCCAAGGATTTTACTCTTCCCAATCTCCCCCTCATCTTGTGCGGGTATGAATTTGTAAAGCCTTTATTTTacccctcccctttccttttcTACATCTTAAAATAAGGTACCTGATGTAGTGCTACCCTTTGCTATCAATGTGAACCATTACATTGTCAGGGAATGATTTTTGAAGAGCCATTCAGTTTAGTGTTCTTAAGAGAGATTTTTTCCTTAACGTTAAGCCAAGCTTAGAGCCATGACAAATGGTACTACGATTAGAGACGTAGTATGATGATAAATAACAACAAGAACATCATTTGGAGATTAATTATATTAAATGTTAAGCACTATTTTGAAATATATCTTTATACAGGAGAGCAATGTACCATGCCAGAACAGGTCAAAAGCCTCATTAGTACAATAACTTGCCTTAGCCAATGACTTAGACCTTTTGCtgcagcagaggggaaaaaactaCCATTATGTACTCAACTTACAGTATAATAAAGAAAGTAAACCTTTCAGAGTCTTGCAATGGTCTGCAAAACCACAGAGCATGGAACTGGAGGACCTCATTTTATCATGTAAAAGTATTAATGAAAATCTACATTTGTCCACATTTACTTGCTGGTGACTCTCTAGTTGGCTAGTTAGTGGACTCATCACTGCAGTACCTAATCCCCAAATTGGTGACCCAAGCCCTTAATTTAATGAGTAAATTAACAAACATTTAAACATTGTTTCTACTTATTGTGAACTGTATATCAtacaaaaacaatatttttctggTCAAACCAAACTCATCTGATAGCCTTACCTGTTTTAACCATAAGGTTCCTGGACTGCTGGCATTCCAAGGCAGGAACTGCAGTCGTGTTAGCAAAAGCTGCGCTTGAAgttgcaggagcagcagaagtGCTTTCCACTGGGGTAGGAGGAAGCCTAGTTGTTTTCGCTGATGCTGTAATAGATGTCAAAGCTGCTGTAATTGTCAGTGGGTAGGGAGTTGATGTTTTGGTGATTTCTGAGCTTGTGATTTTCATGGTGTCAGGTACTGTTGTTTCTATCTGTCTTGGTGTATGTGTTGTGGATCCTAGTGTGGAACCTGGGACTCTGCTAACTTTAGAGGTTAGAAATATAGTAGCAGTGCGTGGGGGTGACATAGATATGTTTCTTGGTGCAAATGGAAAGCCTGTGTGTGTTGCTACTGAGTTTAGAATCGATGTCATTTTTGTGGCAGTGTTATTTTTTGCAAGTGTTGATATCAGTGTGCTTAATGCCATCACAGGTGGCAGGGGTGTGTTTTCAGTGCCTAGAGAAAACAAGGATGAAGTTGGCACTGGTGAAGTTGGAGCTGATTCTCCTGTAAATGGTTTTGCTTCTGAAGTTCCTACTGTAGGTATTGCACCAGGAGACACTGAAGATAACACTGTAATGACAGAATGGGTAAAGTTGGTTGTTGACAAAAAAGCAGAAGTTAGTGGTGTTGGTGATTCATGGACAGAAGTTATGATGACTGACTGCAAAGCACTGGTGGTAGGTGTTTGCAATGGGGCGCCCTCAGTAACTTCATTAGGTACAGGAACTAATATAGTTGGATTTTGGACAATAGTAGTCAGCTGGCTAGATGGTTCTGAAAGAGAGTTATTTGAAAAGTCCCTCTGATTTCCAGGAGTCATGTATTCTTCTGTAATAGGACTGGATATCAATGCTGAGCTTGAGGATGATTTGACTACTAGAGAGGGAGAAATTGTTGGTTGTGTATCACTGATAACTATTTCATTATCAGCTGAAACAGCCCAGTTGCCAGTGAATTGAGAAGCCAGTCCGAGTTCAGATGGTGTTGAATATAAAGTATTTGTTGAAGAGACTTTTTCAGCATTAGCTGTATCAGAACTCAGCATGCTAGAAACAGTGCTCATACCATTAGCTGCAAAATCCTTAGCTGCTGGCACAAACACATGCACTGATGTTTCAGATTTTGAGGTGAGATTAACATCCCTGCTGGTAAACAATTTAGTGACATTTTGAGGTGTGTTGATATGCTTTTCTGACTGAGCTGCAGGTATTACcatagtgggggaaggggatgaatATTGAACAGTAGACATTTCTAAAGCAGATGAATACAGGTTAAAGTTTGTGAAATTTTTAGTCTTGATTCCAACAACAGGTGAAAATGAAGAATTATGATTTGATGTTGCAGAGGTATAGGTTGCTGAAGTCAGAGAGATGGTTGTTTGTTTGCTCCTAATGTTATTTATTTGCTGTTGTAGATGCGAGATGGCTGAATCTATGCCACGATAATCAGTTTCTAATGAAGAAGTGCTTGGAATAACTTCTGTTATTGCCATTTTGGCTGTTTCTTTTGTTGAAGAACCACTAGAAATCAAGGCTGTAAGGGGCCATTTAGAAGCTAAAGCTGAGGCTTTTGGAGATTTTGTAGTATCTAAACTGTTTTCTGGGACAGCAGTTGAAATAGAGACGGTTGAGGCTTTGCTGAATGTAGTTTCTGTCACTGGAACATATGGCGACAATTTATAGAGTTCTGAGGACACAATAGGAGTAAATGCATTTGAAtaacttgcatttgaaaactgacCACTGGTAACTTCAGATTTATTTAAGGGTGGTAGATGTAAGTATTCTGTACGTGGCGTGACAATGGTAGATGCTTCCACGTTGCTTTCTTCATTATCTATTAAATCTGCCAGACTTTGTCCATTAGGACTTGAAACCTGTGAAGTTTTAGAATTATAAAGAGCAGATGTCTTTATGATAGCGTGTATAAATTTTGAAAAGCCTGCAGTGGAAGTCGCCAATGATGTAACAGGTGTAAGAGGACTCATGCTTTCTGTTTGCAAAATTCTTTCAAGCATTGTTGTTCTTGTGGTGTGTTCACTAGCAGGCGATTCTGAAGGAGGTCTGGAGTATTGAGAATCGTGTGGCACGACACGGTTAGCTTCCATGTTGGTGTATATTTTGGCTACAGTATCTCTTGTAAAAGATCGATAGGCTGCTGCTCTCATTGAAGAAACATCAGAAAGTTGTGGTGGTTCAAACTCAGTTGGTAGCATGGCATTAGCTTCAGGAGGTGCATGAGTTACTTCCTTTGAAAAAACCTCATTGGCTGACACTGTTGAATGAGGTAATGAAATATTTACTAGTGAGAACATCAATGTGTTCTCATAATTTGTAGCATTTTTAATAAGTGCTGTAATATTAGAGGTCTGATTTGCCTTAGTTATTAAGGAAGTCGTTGTATCTGTTGAATAGGGGAGGGTGGCATTTTTAACAAGAAAATCTGATTCATTTGCTGGTGCTGGAAATACTGCATTGCTAGTGTTTAGTGCATctgtaaaaaatgtttttggcatTGTGAAGGAAGACTTATTTTCTGTTGAATGGGAGACTCCCAATGGACTCACAGAAGCTGGTGAAAGAAATACTGGCCTGAGAGAACCTAGCATGTCATTAGTCAATGCTGAAGAAGACTGATGACTTGTCACTTTCAGTAATGTGTGTAGAAAATCCATAGTATGGAGGAATAAAGTATTATTCGTGTAAATTTCTGATTTATTCTTAAAGATTTCTGGTGACACAGTTAGACTGCTATAATTCTCTTTGTCAGTCACCACTGCTTTGAATGGCTGATTGGAAAGATTTTCTCTAGAAGATGACACATCATCTCTTGAATGAGACAAGGACGTTCTTCGTATAGGAAGCCATGATGCACTTTTGGAAGCTACTGGTTGGGAGGATGGATATAACATTACTGACAGAGGAGCAGAAGTGTGTAAAGATAAGAAGGCAGTACTTTCTAAGGGTGACTCCCTTGCCAGTGTCTTTGTCAAATGCACCATCGTTGATCCAAAGATATTAAGAGATGTCGTACCTGTAAGCAGTCTGGGCCCTTTTCTTGATAATGTGTGATTCACTGTGCTGGGATTTACAGCAGTGCCCACACTTCGTGAGTTGCCCCTGTTTGCACTAACGTGAGAACTACTTGAATCTCTGTTGATGGAACTTTCAGTGTCTGTGGATAAAGGCACTTTGGTGGGTAGCACAGTAGACTTAGCAAAGATAATGGTATGAGGTGATGAAGAAAATGATGGTGATGGAACAGTTGAAGGAATGCCTGATCCTGGTGTGCTTTCTTTTGAAATGGAGGGTGTATCTAATGATATTAGCTGAGATGGCACAGCAGTACTTGAATGTGTCACTGATGGTGTTGTGGACAATGTGGCAAACATACTGAGTTGAGGCAAACCTGATACAGCAGCTTTTTCATCTGCATCTTGAGATGATGGTCTGAATGGTGATTCAGCTGAAActtcagcaggctcctgggaTGCACTATTACCACTGCCCTGGTAAAGAGCTGGTGAAAAATTGGTTTGATCCATAATTCTGGTACGTGTGCCAGTGAGAGTTGTTTTTATCATCTGAAGCAAGTTTGCATTCTCCAGGGTCTGTCCCATCGAAATGTCAGCCACTGAGGAGGACTTAATATCCATGGAAGGCCATGTTGGTGATAATCTAGATCTCCAGTTGGCAAGAGACTTTGTAGAGGGAGCAACATTTATTTGCTGTTGTTTGGTACCTGTAAAACAATAATTTAAATgaatgtttaaaagaaaaaaaattgaaagagtAACCTTGGTGCACTACACCAGTGAGCATGAATAAGAAATGCATAATCCTAGGCAAAGTTAGAGTGAATCACTTCTTCGTGTTCAAAGGACACCATAAATCAGAGAAAGCATCATATATTAATGTAAAAAGTATAATGTAAGAGAACATAAACCTCTCAAGTTGTTTCACTGTACTGAAAATTATAAGACAGGCCATGTTTTATAGACAGtgataatgaaaaataattactGATATTGCTCATAAGCCAAGATGACTTAACCTTCTAGAAAGTATCTCGTTGTGCTTGAGACAACCCAAAGTTTCTATCAGTCATACTTTGTCAAAACAGTATGTGTGAAGTTTAGCCTTTACAAAGGGAATGGATTCTGACAACCAGGCATCACTGATTTGGCATGCTCTGTGAAATGGGAATAGAATCAGTACTGGCTGGGTTCCTCTATGAAGCATCTGTAGGTGTTTGTCTTGCCAGTTCTGATAATATGTGTAATTATACTCAGAGAAGCAAGACAATATAACAGGGATGAAAATGAAAGGAAGGGGTAGTATTAAAACAAATGAGGAAATCAAACTTTAGCTAGTATGCATACAGATGTATAACACATCATCACTAGCACCAATTTATTTAGCATTCACCACCATAATGATACTTctaggctttgttttcttaaaatgATGACAGctagtttttaaaaagtcatagCTTAGAAAACCTTTCAttcctttttaatttaaagattATGTCTCAGTCAAGATTAATTTTAaagggggtttgttttttttcccatgaaaTACATCAGCTAAAGCTTGGCAGTGCCATTTGCCATTACAGCATAAGCCAAATGGTGGCCCAGCCTACGTACCTATGTAGAGGTATAAAAGGGAGTACTCCCCTCCTCCCTGAACAAGGAGTGAGCAAGGACACTACAGATGTAACATTGGAGGAAGTCTCACTGGTGTGCGTGTATGTGCGCATGCACGTGAGTGTGCAGAACCAGATGTGGGGGGATGCGGGGGGTgttgcactggtgcacttgcaccccctttcATTCCcactccacccaaaatttaaaaccaacttcctggcagtggcagcagcatttctagtcagacagggtgctgacagacgtggaagaaaaaaaaaccccatgctttACCGGAAACAGCAGGGGATTACTTCAGTCTGGCTTCACAGCTtttgtatagatcaggcgcttcagcagggcttcttGGCACCTTTAGCTAAAggtaattcaatcagctattagataaaagcaccaaaaaagcccctctACAAACCGCATCTCTACAAACATTGAGAAAGCCAGGTgcaactaacatgctgcctcttctgggtgtgTGCTGGGTTTGGCGTGGCAAATTTAAAGTAAAGggaattttgctttttttttctccacgtCTGCATGAGGGAGTCaactgatttcatggctcattataatctacctgatcctttCTAAATTCTTGATTCCAGAACcattaacaaccctctcttctttttaatggtcttgatgtttcacgaATCAACGTATCCTTTGtcctgcaattctgctgtttgttCGCTGCTCCTGATAAAGAAGCTCCTATATCACatccctgcagattgtttttaatttattctaatgaagttatatttgttttgcttcatTCTTAAGCCaacacagccctaggcccctaaaatattagtaaagcttctagtttatttttaactggagaaaaatgtgttgtttctaTGTGTGATGGTGCACCTCACCATGtgcaccccttttcaaaattctagatctgcctacgtgtgtgcgcgcacacgcaTAGAAAGTTTTGCTCCTCTCTGAGACTCAGTTCTTTCCTTGTGTTGCACCTGTGCTGCTCACCACCCAGTTGTCTTCCCCATATGCATGCCTCAGAGTAGATAGGCATAGTAGCTCCTTTCAGCATTAAATGCTTTAGCAGTAACATATTTCATCTAAATCAGGTCATGTCATGTCCAACACAACATTTTCTCAATGACCAGGCTTTTATCATCCAGTTCAAAATTGTATTGAATCACAGGGGGGAAAggctaatttttttctttgctctaaCTTAAGCTGTAAATGAAACATGCaacaaattattttagaaaaGCAGGATagtcagaaagagaaaagcaaaaagatACTGTCCATGAAAAAGGAAAGCTTGGGTGTCCTTCCACAGTACAGGCTGTATAACATTACTTAGGAGTAAATTTGGTAAAATAATCATACTTACAAAAGGGATAGATAGTGGCCCTAGGTATAAGCCATGGTGCCTAAGCCATGTTACACCAAGGAGAGCCCTCATATTGtcagttttaaacattttgaagGGTTACAAAAATTGTTCCTTGTTTGACTGACAAAAAGATGTCTTGTGCctacaaaggctagggacagagttgcatataaaccagtttaagtgatcagaaactggtttaaacctgtaacggaacaagagttcagtgcacataaaccagtttcaaaatggctgaaactggtttaagataaacctggttgaatgtagtatcagacttaactgatttgggtcaaactggtttatgcaacttctgtcctagaccccttcttggtttaagttaaaccagagtcccccagcatcccagcatgcttttcagccctgggctgggctatgctgtctgctccagacagcagagctggccctgcccctctgctctctagccagagcaggggcaggccgtggccagatgctggctggcatcacCCCCTAAGGCAAAGGGAACAGGGAGAGGGGTTATTTCTACCTCCCTCCCCTCTGGACCAGCCTGTcggtgctgctgagggtggatgcagaggggctgggccacaggggccaggcccttcccagtGGGTTGTAGCTTGGGCTGGAGCCGTAGGGGCTGAGCAGCTAGATTGCTCCCAGttccccatgcccaggccaggcaggggtgtCATGGAGCCTCAGCCAGCTGCAAAGGGCCCTTCCCTACCAGgccaagccagcttcccctcacctccagcagctactccccctcctgctcctgcccctactGCACCACTCTGAGTagggggaggaagctgcagcacagcaggaacaGGGACAATAACTGAGGCCCCTAAGAAAAAGCATTGGCAAAAGATGCTTGCACAATAGACAATTTCCATTTGCTGAATAGCTAAGTTTACTCTACTGTAAGCCAATACCAAACTACATGGGCCTGCTCCTACATTCCCATAATTAGCATCTGAATTAACAGTACCCCCAGAGAGGAATTTCATTTGTACAGGAGTTTTATCACATCAAGAAAATACAAAATTAGTTGTAATCATTACAGTCACAGAACCAGGAGCCAAAGTGAATGGCTATATATCATTAACATATATGCACAGCAGCAAATATTTGGAATTACATGTATTCACATAGTAATAAATATCTGCATCTCCCGCTTCTAGAATTACACACAATAACCCTGCTACCTTGAACAGCACTCTGAATGCATTATCAAATGAAGGAAAGCAGCTGAAGGATGAGATGTGAATTTTCAGGATTAActtccagaaaaaaatggaaataattctaGTAATTCCTAGACTAAGCAGGATTATTCAGCTAATAACATCACTCACTACCAAGAAGAAATGCAGGACAAAACTCTGTGTCTCAAATCCAACTCAGGTTTCCTGCATTAGCCAGTGAGGGCCCTGGGCCTTGCACCTATGATGGAACGATGTGCAGGATTAAGTCTAAAGAGAGGCAGGCCAATGGGAAGGCATTAGAAGGAAGGGGGAGCTAGGCAGGCAAAGGGGCTTTGTTATAGTTTGAGTCTTTACCAGTTAACTAAGGGGTGCCCTGAGTGATCACCATGCCTGGCAAGCAAGATACTGGCTGACAATGAAGAGAATGGAGACGTGGGTTGGCAGCAAGCTGTGTGAAAAAGTTTGTATCATAACAAGCACAGTGCAGTGCTTGGGTCTCAGCACTGTTTCTGATGTGTATTTCAGGGCCTTTGGCAGATCACTGGGTACATCTGGCGCAGGCTGTTGGAATTCCATATCAGGGGCTGGCAATTTTTGCTGGCAGGTGTCTAGAATAATCCAGCTGTGACTGGAAACAGGTGGGCATTAGAACCccgctgctgtcactgctcctccccactgcttAGCTGTGGGTAACACAAGTGTGGCAAAAGTCCTCCTCAGCCAAAGCCTATGTGGCCTGACTATCATGCAATACAAGGGAACACCCCTCTGTCACAGCCCCAGATGGCCAACTCCAGCACAGAACAGGGAGAGTCCTGCACCATCAAATGCTGCTGAAGCTACAGCTCCATGGGCTGAAACCAAAGACTCCATGGGCCACAGGTTGCCATCCCCTATTCTAAATACTCAAGATGCAGAAATATACCAAGTGGACATATTTTGCTTCAGCTCAATTTTGGCAGCTTTTTTTTTCATATAGACTAGTATAAATTATTCAAGTTTTACAAGTCTGTAACACTTTCACAATTGTGTTCTTGTCACAGATGTTGCCAGCCAAGACAATTGTAGTGGCTGCTGGAGACAAGGAACATGCGTTCTTTAACAGTACATGCTGGTACAACACAAGCTGCCAGATGAGCTTAGAAATCTATTTAGGAGACCAAACATTTATGTCCAGTTCAACAAACTACTTAAGTATGAGCATCACTTTAAAACACATGGAAAAGTCCAATTGCTCACCATATAATCTTAACATGTACCTTACTGAATGAGAATGAACTAAATACATACTTCAAATAAAGCATGTACTTAAAAACTTTGCTGACCAAGCACCTTAATCCAGGGGTAGCCAATTTACAGCACatgtgctccaagtggcacaggaagcctctgtgtgtggcctACAGCAGATTGGGAGGCgtcaggcagcacagtggcagacagagCAGGAAGTGGAAAGCAGAGGAGCACAGGTCAGGGAGCAGCAGATTATGCCTGGGAAGGGGATTAAAGTGGTActtaggggctagggacagacattttaaaagtctgagcctgaactgattcaatttttgcaggttaacctaatctggctaggctaaactggctTGTAACCA
This genomic window from Alligator mississippiensis isolate rAllMis1 chromosome 2, rAllMis1, whole genome shotgun sequence contains:
- the KIAA1549L gene encoding UPF0606 protein KIAA1549L homolog isoform X2 — protein: MAAREEQGAGPARGQWRAGRCAEGPGAARLRRLLLLLLVLLPGARAQHGTKQQQINVAPSTKSLANWRSRLSPTWPSMDIKSSSVADISMGQTLENANLLQMIKTTLTGTRTRIMDQTNFSPALYQGSGNSASQEPAEVSAESPFRPSSQDADEKAAVSGLPQLSMFATLSTTPSVTHSSTAVPSQLISLDTPSISKESTPGSGIPSTVPSPSFSSSPHTIIFAKSTVLPTKVPLSTDTESSINRDSSSSHVSANRGNSRSVGTAVNPSTVNHTLSRKGPRLLTGTTSLNIFGSTMVHLTKTLARESPLESTAFLSLHTSAPLSVMLYPSSQPVASKSASWLPIRRTSLSHSRDDVSSSRENLSNQPFKAVVTDKENYSSLTVSPEIFKNKSEIYTNNTLFLHTMDFLHTLLKVTSHQSSSALTNDMLGSLRPVFLSPASVSPLGVSHSTENKSSFTMPKTFFTDALNTSNAVFPAPANESDFLVKNATLPYSTDTTTSLITKANQTSNITALIKNATNYENTLMFSLVNISLPHSTVSANEVFSKEVTHAPPEANAMLPTEFEPPQLSDVSSMRAAAYRSFTRDTVAKIYTNMEANRVVPHDSQYSRPPSESPASEHTTRTTMLERILQTESMSPLTPVTSLATSTAGFSKFIHAIIKTSALYNSKTSQVSSPNGQSLADLIDNEESNVEASTIVTPRTEYLHLPPLNKSEVTSGQFSNASYSNAFTPIVSSELYKLSPYVPVTETTFSKASTVSISTAVPENSLDTTKSPKASALASKWPLTALISSGSSTKETAKMAITEVIPSTSSLETDYRGIDSAISHLQQQINNIRSKQTTISLTSATYTSATSNHNSSFSPVVGIKTKNFTNFNLYSSALEMSTVQYSSPSPTMVIPAAQSEKHINTPQNVTKLFTSRDVNLTSKSETSVHVFVPAAKDFAANGMSTVSSMLSSDTANAEKVSSTNTLYSTPSELGLASQFTGNWAVSADNEIVISDTQPTISPSLVVKSSSSSALISSPITEEYMTPGNQRDFSNNSLSEPSSQLTTIVQNPTILVPVPNEVTEGAPLQTPTTSALQSVIITSVHESPTPLTSAFLSTTNFTHSVITVLSSVSPGAIPTVGTSEAKPFTGESAPTSPVPTSSLFSLGTENTPLPPVMALSTLISTLAKNNTATKMTSILNSVATHTGFPFAPRNISMSPPRTATIFLTSKVSRVPGSTLGSTTHTPRQIETTVPDTMKITSSEITKTSTPYPLTITAALTSITASAKTTRLPPTPVESTSAAPATSSAAFANTTAVPALECQQSRNLMVKTVLLLNTRRLLISGSLKENVTKGLTLVLRQAFNQNVNAQVEILEQSNNVTVGYYVTQGRLVFIPAAVIEMLIAYGVSNATADIKQHVPNLQSVAVLALPWNPLPAYHFQLKTELQFVGQTDNIQSCKFVQTMEQRLQRAFQDAERKVLNTSNNLTVQILNTSNISQGVTLFYVVSNQSTTLNGTVSSNLLNQLSAELVGFYLTYPPLTIAESLEYPNLDVSESTRDYWVITVIQGVDITLLGLNNQSFARLMEQRLAPLFMMSHQQGRRFKRATTVGSYTVQMVKMQRIPGPKEPAELTYYTLYNAKPLLGTAAAKILSTVDSQRMALTLGYVIQVQADPVVKNPPNNLWIIAAVLAPIAVVTVIIIIITAVLCRKNKNDFKPDTMMNLPQRAKPVQGFDYAKQHLGQQGAEDEVLPVTQETVVLPLPVRDAPASQEREITQDGSTIKTAKSNETRKSRSPSQNGSVITNESGKPSSGRSSPQKVMAQQKVTKDEGRKRNVPISDEEEGDILFDNSIAKSAIDPFDTSSGSVQLIAIKPMALPPVHAASDRSQESAIINGEVNKALKQKSDIEHYRNKLRLKAKRKGYYDFPQVDNNKGLTERRKLYEKPQKEIDHGLDPEIDVSSPFAEPKNRQQMKNSVYRSRQSLNSPSPGETEMDLLVTRERPRRGIRNSGYDTEPEIIEETNVDRVNEPRNYTRSRQAKGHSETSTLSSQPSIDEVRQQMHMLLEEAFSLASAGHGGQNRQQDAYSSTQHLPYSEVVTSAPGTMSRPRGGVQWVPTYRPEMYQYSLPRPAYRFSQLPEMIMGSPPPPVPPRTGPVAVASLRRSTSDIGSKTRISEASVTEQAQHHDPTSFAPSSRAPVSMGPLDQSALNYSGNTVPAVFAIPAANRTGFTGYFIPTPPTAYRNQAWMPYAGENELPGQWADSVPLPGYIEAYPRPRYPHNSPSRLHRQYSQPASMHPSLEQAPLPSTAASQQSLTENDPSDTPLTNISTAALVKAIREEVAKLAKKQTDMFEFQV